CGTAGCCTTTGGCTTCGCCACCAAATTTCTTCGCCTGCACTACCGTCAGCGCCGCCGTCAGGGTCGTCTTCCCATGGTCGACGTGACCAATGGTTCCCACGTTTACGTGCGGCTTCTTTCGCTCAAACTTTTCCTTGGACACGATCGT
This is a stretch of genomic DNA from Gammaproteobacteria bacterium. It encodes these proteins:
- the tuf gene encoding elongation factor Tu (EF-Tu; promotes GTP-dependent binding of aminoacyl-tRNA to the A-site of ribosomes during protein biosynthesis; when the tRNA anticodon matches the mRNA codon, GTP hydrolysis results; the inactive EF-Tu-GDP leaves the ribosome and release of GDP is promoted by elongation factor Ts; many prokaryotes have two copies of the gene encoding EF-Tu): MSKEKFERKKPHVNVGTIGHVDHGKTTLTAALTVVQAKKFGGEAKGY